From the genome of uncultured Methanobacterium sp., one region includes:
- a CDS encoding DUF128 domain-containing protein — translation MPQETDRKMMEILRILADRSEVLGAKTIAEELRKKGYDLGERAVRYHMRILDEKGFTERIGYAGRRITPEGIKELEKGLIYDQVDFIFAKFEDMMYQTTLNPTTGLGKVVVNSSTFQYDEKVMEIIKNSFNKGLAVSPHVKITEPSPEDDENMMVMETICGTTIDGMILKAGIPVVPKFGGLVKVIDHVPKTFTELIAYKKTSMTPLEAFTDKEMTSVLKLADSGSGNIPANFRLIPATARDEALKLFKNLQKIGVSGLLKIGKPGESILGIPVDKDMVGIAVIGGISPLCAAKEAGYDVDIKMAENTVEFSEMERVANPKNVIKKAGNEQGEKVKFLLSKAWNLIHQVDFDPESLKGQVIVNVSYLKNEDLEEGLKIFDKIMASRPEYCTSKYFQIIPGPDGKKGLATVCSLTIDGILTKNGIASTPQYGGILETEGKSPRFIELTAYNGSSLDPHEIYLSKGLTSVNKSLKKGGRILASLREIPYVARPETLDVLDETEEAGFSILKVGKPSELVYNAKVDRYHVGIVAPGGLNPIAAIKEAGISIEAKAVEMLMDISKMEEF, via the coding sequence ATGCCACAGGAAACTGATCGTAAGATGATGGAGATCCTGAGGATCCTGGCAGACAGAAGCGAGGTCTTAGGGGCAAAAACCATAGCTGAAGAGCTCCGCAAAAAGGGATATGACCTTGGTGAAAGAGCAGTGCGATACCATATGCGCATCTTAGATGAAAAGGGATTCACTGAGAGAATAGGATATGCGGGAAGACGAATAACACCCGAAGGTATTAAAGAGCTCGAAAAAGGCCTTATCTACGATCAGGTTGATTTCATTTTCGCTAAATTTGAAGATATGATGTACCAGACCACCCTTAATCCAACAACCGGGTTGGGTAAGGTAGTGGTAAACTCCTCAACCTTCCAGTACGATGAAAAAGTAATGGAAATCATCAAAAACAGCTTCAATAAAGGACTGGCAGTAAGTCCTCACGTTAAGATAACTGAACCCTCCCCTGAGGATGATGAAAACATGATGGTGATGGAAACCATATGCGGAACCACCATCGATGGAATGATACTTAAAGCAGGCATTCCCGTTGTCCCCAAGTTTGGAGGACTGGTAAAGGTAATAGATCACGTTCCCAAAACTTTTACCGAACTTATCGCTTACAAAAAGACTTCCATGACCCCACTGGAAGCCTTCACCGACAAGGAAATGACTTCAGTTTTAAAATTAGCAGATTCAGGTAGTGGAAATATCCCTGCCAATTTTAGATTGATACCAGCCACCGCCCGTGATGAAGCCCTTAAACTTTTCAAAAATCTCCAAAAAATAGGAGTATCCGGACTTTTGAAGATTGGTAAACCCGGTGAATCGATTTTGGGCATTCCCGTGGATAAAGATATGGTTGGTATCGCAGTAATTGGTGGTATTTCACCATTATGTGCTGCTAAAGAAGCAGGATATGATGTTGATATTAAAATGGCTGAAAACACCGTTGAGTTCTCCGAGATGGAAAGGGTAGCCAACCCCAAGAATGTGATTAAAAAAGCAGGTAATGAGCAGGGCGAGAAGGTTAAATTCCTCCTTTCCAAGGCATGGAACCTCATACATCAGGTGGATTTTGACCCGGAAAGCCTTAAAGGACAGGTAATTGTGAATGTTTCCTACCTGAAAAATGAAGACCTGGAAGAAGGGCTCAAAATATTTGATAAAATCATGGCCTCCCGTCCGGAGTACTGTACCAGCAAATATTTCCAGATCATCCCTGGACCCGATGGGAAGAAAGGTCTGGCCACGGTTTGCAGTCTCACCATAGACGGCATACTGACCAAGAATGGTATTGCCTCCACACCACAGTACGGCGGTATCCTGGAAACCGAAGGCAAATCACCACGGTTCATTGAACTAACAGCCTACAATGGATCATCCCTGGATCCCCACGAAATATACCTATCAAAGGGATTAACCTCGGTTAATAAGTCTTTAAAAAAGGGTGGAAGAATTTTAGCCAGTTTAAGGGAAATTCCCTATGTTGCTCGACCAGAAACACTGGATGTTCTGGATGAAACAGAAGAAGCTGGTTTTTCCATCCTGAAAGTAGGTAAACCAAGTGAACTGGTCTACAACGCCAAGGTAGATCGTTACCATGTGGGAATAGTTGCACCAGGTGGTTTGAATCCTATAGCTGCCATAAAAGAAGCAGGAATATCTATAGAAGCCAAGGCAGTGGAGATGTTAATGGATATAAGCAAGATGGAAGAGTTTTAA
- the tsaA gene encoding tRNA (N6-threonylcarbamoyladenosine(37)-N6)-methyltransferase TrmO translates to MNQVQYNPIGIIHSPFKELHGMPIQPVGAEGVKGEIILNKEYEEGLKDLDGFSHIILIYHFHMCNGHSLKVKPFLDTVKRGIFATRAPKRPNPIGISVVKLDKVEGNVIHISNVDILDGTPLLDIKPYIPHFNTCNDEEVSIGWFDDKHHEAKDKKSDKRFVD, encoded by the coding sequence ATGAATCAAGTACAGTACAATCCAATTGGAATCATACATTCTCCCTTTAAAGAACTTCATGGAATGCCAATACAACCTGTTGGTGCAGAAGGAGTTAAAGGAGAAATAATTCTTAACAAAGAATATGAAGAAGGTTTAAAGGATTTAGATGGATTTTCCCATATTATATTGATCTATCATTTCCACATGTGCAATGGACATTCACTTAAAGTAAAACCATTCCTGGACACAGTAAAACGGGGTATATTTGCAACAAGAGCACCTAAACGTCCAAATCCTATTGGTATTTCAGTAGTTAAATTGGATAAAGTAGAAGGGAATGTAATTCATATATCCAATGTGGACATTCTTGATGGAACTCCTCTTCTTGATATAAAGCCATACATTCCTCATTTTAACACCTGTAATGATGAAGAGGTTTCTATAGGCTGGTTTGACGATAAACATCATGAAGCTAAAGATAAAAAATCAGATAAACGTTTTGTTGACTAA
- a CDS encoding TOBE domain-containing protein codes for MKISARNTIKGKVEGVEVGAVMANVKIKIEAPDVITAIITKESVKDLDIKDGDEVIAIVKSTEVMVGKK; via the coding sequence ATGAAAATAAGTGCCAGGAATACTATTAAAGGTAAAGTAGAGGGTGTGGAAGTAGGAGCAGTAATGGCTAACGTCAAAATAAAAATAGAAGCTCCAGATGTTATCACAGCAATAATCACCAAGGAATCTGTCAAAGATCTGGATATTAAAGACGGGGACGAAGTTATCGCCATTGTTAAATCCACTGAAGTAATGGTTGGCAAAAAATAA
- a CDS encoding 4Fe-4S binding protein, with the protein MPVVIDDDKCGKIENCPGEGLCIKLCEQGALVEEDGELVLYPDKCDDCDLCITNCPNQAISKA; encoded by the coding sequence ATGCCAGTAGTTATAGACGACGATAAATGTGGAAAGATCGAAAACTGCCCAGGAGAAGGCCTGTGCATCAAACTATGTGAACAGGGAGCCCTAGTAGAAGAAGATGGCGAACTAGTTCTGTACCCGGATAAATGTGATGACTGTGACTTGTGTATCACCAACTGCCCTAACCAGGCTATATCCAAAGCTTAA
- the fwdF gene encoding tungsten-dependent formylmethanofuran dehydrogenase subunit FwdF: MSAVERNGNDKRSLDYISDKCVGCGICTSICPTESLRLGPVLPIARGLVNMDYVNVNKNSCVLCGLCASACPFEAFEFKINDENIKDLEAYPQWNHSAYIDNEECLYCKACETACPQDAITIKRELPKRSNLVVGEIDINKDECIYCGICEEMCPPQAITMTVKEQMERDIEVDEDKCVYCLVCKRACPVDAIKAACTSCSYGEYEINPEDAKIKGRAILEEDKCVNCGWCQEICPVDAAKVIKPFEGEISVNIEECKGESCHACVDVCPCNAASIVDDKSSIEEKFCILCGACSNVCPQNCITIKRDKMNLENIRSKSWQNKLSGLIEGK; this comes from the coding sequence ATGAGCGCGGTAGAAAGAAATGGGAACGACAAACGTTCTCTGGATTACATCAGTGACAAATGTGTGGGATGCGGTATATGCACCAGCATCTGCCCCACAGAATCCTTAAGGCTGGGCCCAGTATTACCCATAGCCAGAGGACTGGTGAACATGGATTACGTGAATGTTAACAAGAACAGCTGTGTTTTATGCGGTTTATGCGCATCAGCCTGTCCTTTCGAAGCATTCGAGTTCAAGATCAACGATGAAAACATCAAAGATCTGGAGGCCTATCCTCAATGGAACCACTCGGCCTACATTGACAATGAAGAGTGTTTATATTGTAAGGCATGTGAAACTGCTTGCCCTCAGGATGCCATAACCATAAAACGTGAACTACCTAAACGTTCCAACCTGGTTGTAGGTGAAATCGATATAAACAAGGACGAATGTATTTACTGTGGTATATGTGAAGAGATGTGCCCACCACAGGCCATAACTATGACTGTCAAGGAACAGATGGAACGCGACATCGAAGTGGATGAAGATAAATGTGTTTACTGTCTGGTGTGTAAACGTGCCTGCCCAGTTGATGCTATAAAAGCAGCATGTACTTCCTGTTCATATGGAGAGTATGAAATAAACCCAGAAGATGCTAAAATCAAGGGAAGGGCCATTCTGGAGGAAGACAAATGTGTTAACTGCGGCTGGTGCCAGGAAATCTGTCCGGTTGATGCTGCTAAAGTCATCAAACCATTTGAAGGCGAAATTTCCGTTAACATCGAAGAATGTAAAGGTGAATCCTGCCACGCATGTGTGGACGTCTGCCCCTGTAATGCAGCAAGTATTGTGGATGATAAATCATCCATTGAAGAGAAATTCTGCATTCTCTGCGGTGCCTGCAGTAATGTGTGCCCACAAAACTGCATAACCATTAAACGGGACAAGATGAACCTGGAAAACATCCGTTCCAAATCCTGGCAGAACAAGCTATCCGGATTAATTGAAGGGAAATAA
- a CDS encoding glycosyltransferase family 4 protein: protein MPEKIVFVPIQYPPTIGGLQSYIKGLVDAVEEIGYEAVVITSTPNPDMKMEGEVEKNVIQLNSWFWFMNSPIINPLKFYKNLKTLNPDVVNLVYPFPIYLDIACFYAILHRKKICCTYIDDVIMKFPYSLIMRIYEMTIWNIWKRSIISMACTCLENTGKMHQA, encoded by the coding sequence ATGCCCGAAAAAATAGTCTTCGTACCAATACAATACCCTCCAACCATTGGGGGATTGCAAAGTTATATAAAAGGACTTGTCGATGCTGTGGAAGAAATTGGCTATGAAGCAGTAGTAATTACTTCAACTCCTAACCCGGATATGAAAATGGAAGGTGAAGTGGAAAAAAATGTTATCCAGTTAAATTCATGGTTCTGGTTCATGAATAGCCCCATAATAAATCCTTTAAAATTTTATAAAAATTTAAAGACCTTGAATCCGGATGTTGTTAATTTAGTATATCCTTTCCCCATATATTTAGATATAGCCTGTTTTTATGCTATTTTGCACCGCAAAAAAATCTGCTGTACTTATATTGATGATGTTATAATGAAATTTCCCTACTCTCTCATCATGAGAATTTATGAAATGACAATATGGAATATATGGAAACGAAGTATTATTTCAATGGCATGTACTTGTCTGGAGAATACGGGAAAAATGCATCAGGCCTGA
- a CDS encoding FkbM family methyltransferase, protein MESNLKTSRKSKKEVADIGLIVDIWFSETYTPSGFEINKDDVIIDIGAHKGYFSIYAAYKTGKNGKVYCFEPSPHSYEYLG, encoded by the coding sequence ATGGAATCAAACCTTAAAACTTCCAGAAAAAGCAAAAAAGAAGTTGCAGATATAGGTTTGATAGTTGATATCTGGTTTTCTGAAACATACACCCCTTCTGGATTTGAAATTAACAAGGATGATGTCATTATAGACATAGGCGCACATAAAGGTTATTTTTCAATTTATGCTGCCTATAAAACTGGTAAAAATGGTAAAGTGTACTGTTTTGAGCCTTCACCTCATAGTTACGAGTATCTGGGTTGA
- a CDS encoding FkbM family methyltransferase, translating to MSLHLIVTSIWVDNIQLNDFKNVFPFRFGVCGENGLKKLNVSVSSASHSMHTNGNDVIEIECSTLEDIFNKNHISKCDFLKVDCEGAEYEIFYNTPREILEKIDRISLEHHKVEGHTYHQLATFLEKNGFQVRSTSKSVYAWK from the coding sequence TTGAGCCTTCACCTCATAGTTACGAGTATCTGGGTTGACAATATTCAATTAAACGATTTTAAAAATGTGTTTCCGTTTAGATTTGGAGTGTGTGGTGAAAATGGGCTGAAAAAACTGAATGTTTCAGTAAGTTCGGCATCACATAGTATGCACACCAACGGTAATGATGTTATTGAAATTGAATGTTCAACCTTAGAGGATATTTTCAATAAAAATCACATCAGTAAATGCGATTTTTTGAAAGTTGACTGTGAAGGGGCAGAATATGAGATATTTTATAACACTCCCCGCGAAATTCTAGAGAAAATTGATAGAATTTCACTGGAACACCATAAAGTTGAAGGACATACATATCACCAACTAGCAACATTTCTGGAAAAAAATGGGTTTCAGGTAAGATCAACATCCAAGTCAGTTTACGCATGGAAATAG
- a CDS encoding glycosyltransferase family 1 protein: protein MKIALINNQPLTTGVGRYSFSIYENMKEYMDIDHFFIDRKKGGIYKIVDDNNSLLVKKGGLNLLPVQKLSNLSLDYLMGRYIPDNYDLYHITNQNMSILNYYNNIGVNVLTVHDIIYFTHPRNPMQKILSKLLYKGVKNTDFIISVSHSTQQDLVKHFNIPPENIKVIPEGVTRRFKPLRTQDLNEIYLKYNLNENDIHILHVGEDSPRKNLKVLLKAFKLLLMDKKIKNLKLIKINGMDTKLIKKMGLEDHVIVLENVLEEELPKFYNLADVFVFPSLYEGFGLPLIEAMACGLPIIASNVTSIPEIVGDAGILLSPQDFKGFYKSINSVLTDESLRVNMSYNGVKRSKMFSWRTCAKDTLNVYKDISKDIVR, encoded by the coding sequence ATGAAAATAGCACTAATTAACAATCAGCCACTCACCACTGGTGTTGGTAGATATTCCTTCTCCATCTATGAAAACATGAAGGAATACATGGATATCGATCATTTTTTTATTGATCGAAAAAAAGGAGGAATTTATAAAATAGTAGATGACAATAATTCTCTTCTTGTAAAAAAAGGTGGATTAAACTTATTGCCCGTGCAAAAATTATCTAATCTTTCCCTGGATTACTTAATGGGCCGTTATATTCCAGATAATTACGATCTGTATCACATAACCAATCAAAATATGTCAATTTTAAATTACTATAATAATATAGGAGTTAATGTGCTAACTGTTCATGATATCATTTATTTTACACACCCTCGAAATCCGATGCAAAAAATTCTAAGTAAACTACTTTATAAAGGAGTGAAGAATACTGATTTTATAATTTCAGTTTCCCACAGCACCCAACAAGACCTGGTTAAGCATTTTAATATACCTCCTGAAAATATTAAAGTTATCCCAGAAGGCGTTACCCGCAGATTCAAACCTTTAAGAACCCAGGATCTAAATGAAATATATTTAAAATATAATTTAAATGAAAATGATATTCATATACTTCATGTGGGTGAGGATAGTCCTAGAAAAAATTTGAAAGTCCTTTTGAAGGCGTTTAAATTACTTTTAATGGATAAAAAGATAAAAAATTTAAAATTAATAAAAATAAATGGTATGGACACCAAATTAATAAAAAAAATGGGATTGGAAGACCATGTAATAGTTTTAGAAAATGTATTAGAGGAAGAATTGCCTAAATTTTACAATTTAGCTGATGTTTTTGTCTTTCCATCCCTTTATGAAGGATTTGGTTTACCATTAATAGAAGCTATGGCATGTGGATTGCCAATTATAGCTTCAAATGTAACATCTATCCCGGAAATAGTTGGAGATGCTGGGATTTTATTATCTCCTCAAGATTTTAAGGGTTTTTACAAGTCAATTAATTCAGTTTTAACAGATGAATCTCTTCGAGTGAACATGAGTTATAATGGCGTGAAAAGATCAAAAATGTTTAGCTGGAGAACATGCGCAAAAGATACTCTAAATGTATATAAAGATATTTCCAAGGATATTGTGCGATAA
- a CDS encoding DUF2206 domain-containing protein, with protein MALKKITFCGRPIEVRIDNNSDLKIIGFGMISIKSLGENKPLKISKQFYFLFILLFVLITDLTILINIPALRQSMGFISLNFIPGLLILHIMKINRIGFLKKIVFSVGLSISFLMLAGLLINSFYPVISRPLSLTVLLICLNIIFVILLIFAYLRTENNVLHITPNLNLEDNYLFIPLLSLIFPLMAIIGMFLMNSYSNNILLMVMLLSIPLYLILIAYFKNKTPKFTYPLAIIMISLSLVLMHGLRSSYVTLSDSSIEIYVLKLTLSNLHWDPSLFKQNYNSSIALSILPSIYYIILGIKEFYIYKIVYNLLFVLTPLCGYLIFRKYCNEYFAFLAAFFLFSQHIFISMYGWIGYRQIIASIFFALTILTLFENKIRKINTTIILILFIVSMILANYSTAYIFFMIIALYWIVSSIIEWQYKISAGKNKKWIPKFFRNLICKLPTVKNYNDDIKIFTGTFIALIFILMFLWYSQINATPFDDSINFMKTNLINILNMAFEGLKSEEQVVVFGKQIGDVLSYIIYYVSFATIGLGVYSLLRKNKIFNKDYFLMIIISFVIAGFLFVSSVFIVGFGVGRVYQELLVFLAPCFVIGAMVLANFLSKFYNKINWNWIVILLIIAQFFSSTYMIYQLSGDPHSEFLNSQGTRYESWMIQDKDYIGAKWLFQNNNQGLIVKSDYPGQYLYGEFDMTRTIFVDQSLNMSSGFIFLRTANTQKGHMYLNYEEYNDISVYKKLFKNKSRIYSNGGSEIYN; from the coding sequence TTGGCGTTGAAAAAAATAACCTTCTGTGGCAGACCCATTGAGGTTAGGATAGATAATAATTCTGATTTAAAAATAATAGGTTTTGGAATGATATCGATAAAATCATTAGGAGAAAATAAACCCCTAAAAATTAGTAAACAGTTTTATTTTCTCTTTATTCTTTTGTTTGTATTAATTACTGATTTAACAATTTTAATTAATATTCCTGCTTTACGACAATCAATGGGGTTCATCAGTTTAAATTTCATTCCAGGATTGCTTATTCTTCATATAATGAAAATTAATAGAATTGGGTTCTTAAAAAAAATAGTATTTTCAGTAGGGCTCAGTATTTCTTTTTTAATGCTGGCAGGATTATTAATTAATAGCTTTTATCCTGTAATTTCAAGGCCCTTATCCTTAACTGTCCTGCTAATCTGCCTAAACATCATTTTTGTAATCCTATTAATATTCGCATATTTAAGAACTGAAAACAATGTTTTGCATATAACCCCCAATCTGAATTTAGAGGACAATTATCTTTTTATACCCTTATTATCACTCATATTCCCCCTAATGGCCATAATCGGGATGTTTTTAATGAATTCTTACAGTAACAATATTCTATTAATGGTAATGTTACTTTCAATCCCATTATACCTCATTTTAATTGCTTATTTTAAGAATAAAACACCAAAATTCACTTATCCTCTGGCCATTATTATGATTTCATTATCTTTGGTCCTGATGCATGGATTACGCTCAAGCTATGTAACCCTGTCTGATAGTAGTATAGAAATTTACGTTTTAAAATTAACTTTAAGTAATTTACATTGGGATCCATCATTATTTAAGCAGAATTATAACTCATCTATTGCTTTATCAATATTACCCTCAATATATTACATTATTTTGGGAATTAAAGAATTTTATATTTATAAAATTGTTTATAACCTGTTGTTTGTCTTGACTCCTTTATGCGGATACTTAATCTTCCGGAAATATTGTAATGAGTACTTTGCATTTTTAGCAGCATTTTTCTTATTTTCACAGCATATTTTTATCTCTATGTATGGATGGATTGGCTATAGACAAATTATTGCTTCAATATTCTTTGCTTTAACCATACTAACCCTATTTGAAAACAAAATTAGAAAAATAAACACAACCATTATTTTAATACTTTTCATAGTTTCAATGATATTGGCAAATTATTCTACAGCTTACATATTTTTCATGATCATTGCGCTTTACTGGATTGTGAGTTCAATAATAGAATGGCAGTACAAAATAAGCGCAGGAAAAAACAAAAAATGGATTCCAAAATTTTTCCGCAACTTAATCTGTAAACTGCCCACAGTTAAAAATTATAATGATGACATAAAAATTTTCACCGGAACTTTTATAGCGTTAATTTTTATCCTGATGTTTTTATGGTACAGTCAAATTAATGCAACTCCCTTTGACGATTCTATCAACTTTATGAAAACTAATTTAATAAATATTTTAAACATGGCTTTTGAAGGATTAAAATCCGAAGAACAAGTAGTTGTTTTTGGGAAACAAATTGGGGATGTACTGAGTTATATTATATACTATGTATCCTTTGCCACCATTGGTCTGGGTGTTTATAGCTTACTAAGAAAAAACAAGATATTCAATAAAGATTATTTCTTAATGATAATAATTTCATTTGTTATCGCTGGATTTTTATTTGTTTCATCAGTGTTTATAGTAGGATTTGGAGTAGGGAGGGTTTATCAAGAATTGCTTGTTTTCCTAGCTCCATGTTTTGTTATCGGGGCTATGGTATTAGCTAATTTCCTTTCAAAATTTTATAATAAGATTAACTGGAACTGGATTGTAATTCTATTGATAATTGCACAATTTTTCTCATCCACTTACATGATCTACCAACTCAGTGGTGATCCCCACTCAGAATTTTTAAATTCACAGGGGACCAGATATGAAAGTTGGATGATTCAAGATAAGGATTATATTGGGGCAAAATGGTTATTCCAAAACAATAACCAAGGATTAATAGTAAAAAGTGACTACCCGGGACAGTATTTGTATGGAGAATTTGATATGACCCGGACTATCTTCGTGGATCAATCCCTGAACATGTCAAGTGGATTTATCTTCTTGAGAACTGCAAATACACAAAAAGGTCATATGTACCTCAATTATGAAGAGTATAATGACATATCAGTCTATAAAAAACTTTTCAAAAATAAGAGTAGGATTTACTCAAATGGGGGATCTGAGATTTATAATTAA
- a CDS encoding oligosaccharide flippase family protein gives MRRNILKDYIKNLYNHVQDPIFKDSYYLFVTYIIVVGSGFIFWVIGARFYSANDLGLATAIISIIGLISMLSFLGFDIALVKYIPELKEQEELINSCLTVSLVFALVLTLIFLLGINIWSPSLIVLRENTLVMVLFVIVTTISPLITLQSFGVFAGLKKGEYSLMQNMVIPLRLLFLVLLIPFGIFGIVFSYGIVFIIAFVIGILLTSKLVSYRFIPTVKKDVIIHIFRFSSGNYIARIFENLPTFILPLMIINILGADQNAYFFIAWQISMLLLAIPYVIYISLIAENTQSMVELRKNTKKAAILIFVSLSVASIFLLLFGKFILFIFGQEYAANSYDILILFVIGNFIYYINTLYATVNRVLKKTNYVIFIYVTIGLFTLIFTYVLIPLFGLIGVGYAWIIANGLIIMISLPQLKKHYL, from the coding sequence ATGAGAAGAAATATTTTAAAGGATTATATTAAAAATCTATACAATCATGTCCAAGATCCAATTTTTAAAGATTCATATTACCTCTTTGTAACCTATATTATTGTAGTAGGTTCTGGATTTATTTTCTGGGTCATAGGTGCAAGATTTTATTCTGCTAATGATCTAGGTTTAGCTACTGCAATAATTTCCATAATAGGTTTAATTAGCATGTTATCATTTTTAGGATTTGATATAGCACTTGTAAAGTATATACCTGAACTAAAAGAACAGGAAGAACTTATCAATTCCTGTCTTACTGTCTCACTCGTTTTTGCACTGGTTTTAACTTTGATTTTTTTATTGGGAATTAATATTTGGAGCCCTTCTTTAATTGTTTTACGTGAAAATACATTAGTAATGGTACTTTTTGTTATAGTAACCACTATTTCTCCTTTGATTACCTTGCAAAGCTTTGGTGTCTTTGCTGGATTAAAAAAAGGTGAATATTCATTAATGCAAAATATGGTAATTCCTCTACGACTTCTATTTCTCGTATTGTTAATTCCGTTTGGAATTTTTGGAATTGTTTTTTCTTATGGAATAGTATTTATTATTGCATTTGTAATTGGCATTTTGTTAACTTCAAAATTAGTTTCGTACAGATTTATTCCAACAGTAAAAAAAGACGTTATAATACATATTTTCCGTTTTTCTTCCGGAAATTATATTGCAAGAATTTTTGAAAATTTACCCACTTTCATTTTACCATTGATGATTATAAACATTTTGGGCGCAGATCAAAATGCCTATTTCTTTATTGCATGGCAAATCTCAATGTTACTATTGGCAATTCCTTACGTGATTTACATTTCTTTAATAGCTGAAAACACTCAAAGTATGGTAGAATTGAGAAAAAATACTAAAAAAGCAGCAATATTAATTTTCGTATCGTTGTCTGTGGCTTCTATTTTTCTTTTACTGTTTGGGAAATTTATTTTATTTATATTCGGGCAGGAGTATGCTGCAAATTCCTATGATATTTTAATATTATTTGTAATAGGAAACTTCATTTACTATATTAACACACTTTACGCCACAGTAAATCGAGTCTTAAAGAAAACAAATTATGTAATTTTTATTTATGTTACTATTGGACTATTCACTTTGATCTTCACTTACGTTTTGATCCCATTGTTTGGTTTAATCGGTGTGGGTTATGCCTGGATCATCGCTAATGGGTTAATAATAATGATTAGTTTGCCTCAGCTTAAAAAACATTATTTATAA
- a CDS encoding FmdE family protein, with the protein MNKYQALLKKAQDLHGEFCPGIVLGTRMCMIAMEQLEMNTNKNNENLVVYVEIDRCLPDAIQAVTGCSLGNRRLKYSDYGKFIATFVDISSGKAVRVSALDDKLNSSQGFWTWLENIMISTKPGNLTPEKEEIEFAAQLMEEIALEDLLLMEEIHFEVPENDIPGFIEHVAVCSVCGEHVMDWKEFTVNGKTICKSCTQKQVEILVNEVYSDGTDYEVKS; encoded by the coding sequence GTGAACAAATACCAAGCCCTCCTAAAAAAAGCACAGGATTTACATGGTGAATTCTGTCCAGGTATTGTTTTAGGAACCCGAATGTGCATGATAGCCATGGAACAATTGGAAATGAATACCAACAAAAATAATGAGAATCTGGTAGTGTACGTGGAAATAGACCGCTGCCTTCCTGATGCTATACAAGCAGTCACAGGGTGCAGTCTAGGTAATCGCAGGCTGAAATACAGTGATTATGGTAAATTCATCGCTACTTTTGTGGATATTTCCAGTGGCAAAGCAGTTCGGGTTTCAGCCCTTGATGATAAACTTAATTCAAGCCAGGGTTTCTGGACCTGGCTTGAAAACATTATGATTTCAACCAAACCTGGAAATTTAACCCCTGAAAAGGAAGAAATAGAATTCGCAGCCCAGCTGATGGAAGAAATAGCCCTTGAAGATCTTCTACTCATGGAAGAGATCCACTTTGAGGTACCTGAAAACGATATTCCCGGATTCATAGAACACGTGGCAGTGTGTTCAGTGTGCGGAGAACATGTTATGGACTGGAAAGAGTTCACTGTTAATGGAAAAACAATTTGCAAATCTTGCACCCAGAAACAAGTGGAAATACTGGTTAATGAAGTGTACTCGGATGGTACAGATTATGAGGTTAAAAGCTGA